The following proteins are encoded in a genomic region of Pseudodesulfovibrio mercurii:
- the groL gene encoding chaperonin GroEL (60 kDa chaperone family; promotes refolding of misfolded polypeptides especially under stressful conditions; forms two stacked rings of heptamers to form a barrel-shaped 14mer; ends can be capped by GroES; misfolded proteins enter the barrel where they are refolded when GroES binds), giving the protein MSKAIDYKAVAREGMQRGVNTLADAVKVTLGPKGRNVMIEKTWGAPQVTKDGVTVAEKIDLEDKLENMGAQMVKEVAKKTNDIAGDGTTTATILAQAVFNEGVKLLAAGRNPMSLKRGIDAAVAAVVEELDAMAKPIKKTSEIAQVGAISANNDPTIGAILAEAVDKVGDNGVITVEESQGLTTELDVVEGMQWDNGYLSPYFVNNQEDQSVTFEKPFILLAENKISGIKPLVPILEAVAKAGRPLLIIAETVENDALAGLTINAMRGALKVCAVKAPGFGDRRKEMVRDIAIMTGATPVSEDTAVTLESIRPEHFGTAKKIVVEKKNTLIVGGAGDKKAIQGRCDEISNMIKNATSDYDREKLQERLAKMVGGVAVVKVGAPTELEMKERKDRVDDALNATRAAVDEGIVAGGGTALVRAGKALKNLKGADDTEQAGIEIIARAIEEPLKQIANNCGLEGTVIVEKVKALKGNNGFNAATGEYTDLVKDGVIDPKKVTRIALQNAASVASMLLTTECAISDFVAEED; this is encoded by the coding sequence ATGTCCAAAGCAATTGATTACAAAGCCGTCGCCCGCGAGGGCATGCAGCGCGGCGTCAACACCCTGGCCGACGCCGTCAAGGTCACCCTTGGACCCAAGGGCCGCAACGTCATGATCGAGAAGACCTGGGGCGCGCCCCAGGTGACCAAGGACGGCGTGACCGTGGCCGAGAAGATCGACCTCGAGGACAAGCTCGAGAACATGGGCGCCCAGATGGTCAAGGAAGTGGCCAAGAAGACCAACGACATCGCCGGTGACGGCACCACCACCGCCACCATCCTGGCCCAGGCCGTGTTCAACGAGGGCGTCAAGCTCCTGGCCGCTGGCCGCAACCCCATGTCCCTGAAGCGCGGCATCGACGCCGCCGTGGCCGCCGTGGTCGAGGAACTCGACGCCATGGCCAAGCCCATCAAGAAGACCTCCGAGATCGCCCAGGTCGGCGCCATCTCCGCCAACAACGACCCGACCATCGGCGCGATCCTGGCCGAGGCCGTGGACAAGGTCGGCGACAACGGCGTCATCACCGTGGAGGAATCTCAGGGACTGACCACCGAACTGGACGTGGTCGAGGGCATGCAGTGGGACAACGGCTACCTCTCCCCCTATTTCGTCAATAACCAGGAAGACCAGAGCGTGACCTTCGAAAAGCCGTTCATCCTCCTGGCCGAGAACAAGATCTCCGGCATCAAGCCCCTGGTGCCCATCCTCGAGGCCGTGGCCAAGGCGGGCCGTCCGCTGCTGATCATTGCCGAGACCGTGGAAAACGACGCCCTGGCCGGACTGACCATCAACGCCATGCGCGGCGCCCTCAAGGTCTGCGCCGTCAAGGCCCCCGGCTTCGGCGACCGCCGCAAGGAAATGGTCCGCGACATCGCCATCATGACCGGCGCCACCCCGGTGTCCGAGGACACCGCCGTGACCCTGGAATCCATCCGTCCCGAGCACTTCGGCACCGCCAAGAAGATCGTGGTCGAGAAGAAGAACACCCTCATCGTGGGCGGCGCGGGCGACAAGAAGGCCATCCAGGGCCGCTGCGACGAGATCTCCAACATGATCAAGAACGCCACCAGCGACTACGACCGCGAGAAGCTCCAGGAGCGCCTGGCCAAGATGGTCGGCGGCGTGGCCGTGGTCAAGGTCGGCGCGCCCACCGAACTCGAGATGAAGGAGCGCAAGGACCGCGTGGACGACGCCCTGAACGCCACCCGCGCGGCCGTAGATGAAGGCATCGTGGCCGGCGGCGGCACCGCCCTGGTGCGCGCCGGAAAGGCCCTCAAGAACCTCAAGGGCGCGGACGACACCGAACAGGCGGGCATCGAAATCATCGCCCGGGCCATCGAGGAACCGCTCAAGCAGATCGCCAACAACTGCGGCCTCGAAGGCACCGTCATCGTCGAGAAGGTCAAGGCCCTCAAGGGCAACAACGGCTTCAACGCGGCCACCGGCGAATACACCGACCTGGTCAAGGACGGCGTCATCGACCCGAAAAAGGTCACCCGCATCGCCCTCCAGAACGCCGCCTCCGTGGCCAGCATGCTCCTGACCACCGAATGCGCCATCTCCGACTTCGTCGCCGAAGAAGACTAA
- a CDS encoding co-chaperone GroES translates to MGLKPLNDRVIVQRKEGEEKTAGGIYIPDSAKEKPQNGIVVAAGPECKTVKEGDIVLFAKYAGSEFSMDDDDLIIMHEDDILGVFA, encoded by the coding sequence ATGGGTTTGAAACCGCTCAATGACCGCGTCATCGTCCAGAGGAAGGAAGGAGAGGAGAAAACCGCCGGGGGCATCTACATCCCGGACTCCGCCAAGGAAAAGCCCCAGAACGGCATCGTCGTGGCCGCCGGCCCCGAGTGCAAGACCGTCAAGGAGGGCGACATCGTCCTGTTCGCCAAGTACGCGGGCAGCGAGTTCAGCATGGACGACGACGATCTGATTATCATGCACGAGGACGACATCCTCGGCGTCTTCGCCTAA
- a CDS encoding alpha,alpha-trehalose-phosphate synthase (UDP-forming): MEPALQRLVVVSNRLPVALKREEDGWKLKQGSGGLVTAMAPVLRNRGGMWIGWSGAAEPEEGAGGGTVGGTDMETLFADFTEEAGYELCTVPLTEEEVDGYYYGFSNEIVWPLFHDLQSRCRFHPRYWRTYLDVNFKFAEVVARRSSPEDYIWIQDYHLMHQAFFLKSMGVRRNTGFFLHIPFPPPDIFMKLPWRAKLIQALTEFDLVGFQTVQDRRNFVGSLHRLMPEARVEGRGAVVTVHMGNRSFRAGAFPISIDYTQFSEMAARPEVVQKTVDLKEALRHRKIILGVDRLDYTKGIPERIRSIQTLLRRYPDLQGTVNFIQIAVPSREEVGEYKELRTEIERLVGRVNGEFSFPGWVPVHYHYRSLPHDDLVAYYAAADVGLVTPLRDGMNLVAKEYCACNNKGDGVLVLSEFAGAAAQLQRHAYLVNPYDVEGIAKALHRALHWPLEERKAHMSRLREQIRRNNIFRWVDSFLRAGIAKSLEDFPEVETVHFNRV; encoded by the coding sequence ATGGAACCCGCGTTGCAACGGCTGGTGGTGGTCTCCAACCGGCTTCCGGTCGCCCTGAAAAGGGAAGAGGACGGCTGGAAGCTCAAGCAGGGATCGGGCGGCCTGGTCACGGCCATGGCCCCGGTGCTCAGGAACCGGGGCGGCATGTGGATCGGCTGGTCCGGCGCGGCCGAGCCCGAAGAGGGGGCGGGCGGCGGGACCGTCGGCGGGACCGACATGGAGACGCTCTTCGCCGACTTCACCGAGGAGGCGGGCTATGAGCTGTGCACCGTGCCCCTGACGGAGGAGGAGGTGGACGGCTACTACTACGGCTTTTCCAACGAGATCGTCTGGCCCCTGTTTCACGACCTGCAAAGCCGCTGCCGTTTCCATCCCCGCTACTGGCGGACCTACCTGGACGTGAACTTCAAGTTCGCCGAGGTGGTGGCCCGGCGTTCCTCGCCCGAGGACTACATCTGGATCCAGGACTACCACCTCATGCACCAGGCCTTTTTTCTGAAGTCCATGGGGGTTCGGCGCAACACGGGGTTTTTCCTGCATATCCCCTTCCCTCCGCCGGACATCTTCATGAAGCTGCCCTGGCGGGCCAAGCTCATCCAGGCGTTGACCGAGTTCGACCTGGTGGGCTTCCAGACGGTCCAGGACCGGCGCAACTTTGTGGGCAGCCTGCACCGGCTCATGCCCGAGGCCCGGGTCGAGGGGCGCGGCGCGGTGGTCACCGTGCACATGGGCAACCGCTCGTTTCGGGCCGGGGCGTTCCCCATCTCCATCGACTACACACAGTTCTCGGAGATGGCGGCCAGGCCCGAGGTGGTCCAGAAGACCGTCGATCTCAAGGAAGCGCTCCGGCACCGCAAGATCATCCTCGGGGTGGACCGGCTGGACTACACCAAGGGCATCCCCGAGCGCATCCGCTCCATCCAGACCCTGCTGCGCCGCTATCCGGACCTCCAGGGGACGGTCAACTTCATCCAGATCGCGGTGCCGAGCCGCGAGGAAGTGGGGGAGTACAAGGAGCTGCGTACCGAGATCGAGCGGCTGGTGGGCCGGGTCAACGGCGAGTTCTCCTTTCCGGGCTGGGTACCGGTCCATTATCATTACCGCAGCCTGCCCCACGACGACCTGGTGGCCTACTACGCGGCCGCCGACGTGGGGCTGGTCACGCCCCTGCGCGACGGCATGAACCTGGTGGCCAAGGAGTACTGCGCCTGCAACAACAAGGGTGACGGGGTCCTGGTGCTGAGCGAGTTCGCCGGGGCCGCGGCCCAGCTACAGCGGCACGCCTACCTGGTCAACCCCTACGACGTGGAGGGCATCGCCAAGGCGCTGCACCGCGCCCTGCACTGGCCGCTCGAGGAGCGCAAGGCGCACATGTCCAGGCTGCGCGAGCAGATCCGGCGCAACAACATCTTCCGCTGGGTGGATTCCTTTCTCCGGGCGGGCATCGCCAAGTCCCTGGAGGACTTCCCCGAGGTGGAGACGGTCCACTTCAACCGGGTCTAA
- a CDS encoding transmembrane spermine/spermidine synthase family protein, translated as MVTYIAIASLSFLAGVIAVLLACRRRRKDSGSISLDGFNFDKQKKYEKDGRKYPFSY; from the coding sequence ATGGTCACATATATCGCAATCGCTTCCCTCTCCTTCCTGGCGGGCGTCATCGCCGTGCTGCTCGCGTGCAGGCGGCGGCGTAAGGATTCGGGCAGTATCAGCCTGGACGGCTTCAATTTCGACAAGCAGAAAAAGTACGAGAAGGACGGCAGGAAGTACCCGTTCTCCTATTAG
- a CDS encoding DUF697 domain-containing protein, whose amino-acid sequence MSKQMKNFLTVAGIIILAAFLVFLYNCVAGLADFAARFNPALGPWVFWTLLAVVGGSLAWWASLILIRPRPLLVHADPSPEEMAGFRREQVKRLSRNRILLDSGVSVRDESGLELGLTVLRKRADEEIRSTAKRVFIGSAISQNGRLDSLVVLFLISRLAWRISKLYAQRPHYRELVNLYVNIAVTSFLAGSIEEFGIEEYIHELMGPLVAGSALGVMPGAEAVASTVTSSILSGSTNALLAMRCGIVARNYMSLDLDRRGAMRRSATLEAARMFMSISGETVTQVTKLLVKGSSRAVRGGAKKAFTSVGKGVSGAAGSVGRGVSGAAGAVGSGARAVGNGAKTVGRGVSDSARTVVDGVDRAVDKVADAALGAARRSARSVLDAAGGAGRLAKQAGKTVSGAAGSAGGVLRATGRTVGGTVRSVRDKVLRRGKRTKGSPQDPSKDGARDGAKQD is encoded by the coding sequence ATGTCGAAACAGATGAAGAACTTTCTGACCGTCGCCGGGATCATCATCCTGGCCGCCTTCCTGGTCTTTCTCTATAACTGCGTGGCCGGGCTGGCCGACTTCGCCGCGCGCTTCAACCCGGCCCTGGGCCCGTGGGTCTTTTGGACCCTGCTGGCCGTGGTCGGCGGCTCGCTGGCCTGGTGGGCGTCGCTCATCCTGATCCGGCCCCGACCGCTGCTGGTCCATGCCGATCCTTCGCCCGAGGAGATGGCCGGGTTCCGCCGGGAGCAGGTCAAGCGGCTGTCCAGGAACCGCATCCTCCTGGACTCGGGCGTGTCCGTGCGCGACGAGTCTGGCCTGGAGCTGGGCCTGACGGTCCTGCGCAAGCGGGCCGACGAGGAGATACGCTCCACGGCCAAGCGGGTCTTCATCGGCTCGGCCATCTCCCAGAACGGGCGGCTCGACTCCCTGGTGGTCCTGTTTCTCATCTCGCGCCTGGCCTGGCGCATCTCCAAGCTCTACGCCCAGCGGCCGCACTACCGCGAGCTGGTCAACCTGTACGTGAACATCGCGGTGACCTCGTTCCTGGCGGGCTCCATCGAGGAGTTCGGCATCGAGGAGTACATCCACGAACTCATGGGGCCGCTGGTGGCCGGGTCCGCCCTGGGGGTCATGCCCGGGGCCGAGGCCGTGGCCTCCACCGTGACCAGCTCCATCCTGAGCGGCTCCACCAATGCGCTGCTGGCCATGCGCTGCGGCATCGTGGCCCGTAACTACATGAGCCTGGACCTGGATCGGCGCGGGGCCATGCGCCGTTCGGCCACCCTGGAGGCGGCGCGCATGTTCATGTCCATCTCGGGCGAGACCGTGACCCAGGTGACCAAGCTGCTGGTCAAGGGTTCGTCGCGGGCGGTCCGGGGTGGAGCCAAGAAGGCCTTCACCTCCGTGGGCAAGGGCGTTTCCGGCGCGGCCGGGAGCGTGGGACGCGGCGTGTCCGGCGCGGCCGGTGCCGTGGGCAGCGGGGCCAGGGCCGTGGGCAACGGGGCGAAGACCGTGGGGCGCGGCGTTTCGGATTCCGCCCGCACGGTGGTGGACGGCGTGGACCGGGCCGTGGACAAGGTCGCGGATGCGGCCCTGGGAGCGGCCCGACGCTCGGCGCGCTCGGTGCTCGATGCGGCGGGCGGGGCCGGACGGCTGGCCAAACAGGCCGGGAAGACGGTCTCCGGCGCGGCCGGATCGGCCGGGGGGGTACTGCGGGCCACGGGCCGGACCGTGGGCGGCACGGTGCGCTCGGTACGCGACAAGGTGCTGCGTCGCGGAAAAAGGACCAAGGGGTCGCCGCAGGACCCGTCAAAGGACGGGGCGCGGGACGGGGCGAAGCAGGATTAG
- a CDS encoding C40 family peptidase — MAARTGIGRSGAPGPACALLCCALLLAACAGTTPAPVPPEAVVPAQSASPRAEKVIRTARALVGTPYKWGGYSPGTGFDCSGFIWYVYHQNGVNLPRMSWQQLGAGQPIRRADIRPGDLVFHQVDKDGKSLHVGIVTDRGTFVHSPSSGRRVMESSLNSPFWAEHYLGARRVL, encoded by the coding sequence ATGGCGGCGCGCACGGGAATAGGACGGTCGGGCGCGCCCGGCCCGGCCTGCGCCCTCCTGTGCTGCGCCCTGCTGCTGGCGGCCTGCGCCGGGACCACGCCCGCGCCGGTCCCGCCCGAGGCCGTGGTTCCCGCCCAAAGCGCCTCGCCCCGCGCCGAAAAGGTCATCCGCACGGCCCGCGCCCTGGTCGGCACCCCGTACAAATGGGGCGGCTACTCGCCGGGGACAGGCTTCGACTGCTCCGGGTTCATCTGGTACGTCTACCACCAGAACGGGGTCAACCTGCCGCGCATGTCCTGGCAGCAACTGGGCGCGGGACAACCGATCCGGCGCGCCGACATCCGGCCCGGCGACCTGGTCTTCCACCAGGTGGACAAGGACGGCAAGTCCCTGCACGTGGGCATCGTCACCGACCGGGGCACCTTCGTGCACTCCCCCAGCTCCGGCAGGCGGGTCATGGAATCGAGCCTCAATTCGCCCTTCTGGGCGGAACACTACCTGGGCGCGCGGCGCGTGCTCTAA
- a CDS encoding BON domain-containing protein, which produces MHRNNLFLSLLMLLALGLFANGCTVYDVAVEERNVGDYANDEKIAFVIEKDFLADDLVKYMDFDASSYEGLVYIVGEYESRAQVNRAIEIAKSVGGVRSVTTYLLPKKENDTCGTTDNLNLYAKVKSLLVDDKDIWSTNVEIKTVQCNVVLLGIVGSAAERDKIIAHAKSVPGARSVKSFLRIKRS; this is translated from the coding sequence ATGCACCGCAACAACCTTTTCCTTTCGCTCCTGATGCTCCTGGCCCTCGGCCTGTTCGCCAACGGCTGCACGGTCTACGACGTGGCCGTGGAGGAGCGCAACGTGGGCGACTACGCCAACGACGAGAAGATCGCCTTCGTCATCGAGAAGGATTTCCTGGCCGACGACCTGGTCAAATACATGGATTTCGACGCGTCCAGCTATGAAGGGCTGGTCTACATCGTGGGCGAATACGAGTCCCGCGCCCAGGTCAACCGGGCCATCGAGATCGCCAAGTCCGTGGGGGGCGTGCGCTCGGTGACCACCTACCTGCTGCCCAAGAAGGAAAACGACACCTGCGGCACCACCGACAACCTGAACCTCTACGCCAAGGTCAAGAGCCTGCTGGTGGACGACAAGGACATCTGGTCCACCAACGTGGAGATCAAGACCGTGCAGTGCAACGTGGTCCTGCTCGGCATCGTGGGCTCCGCCGCGGAGCGCGACAAGATCATCGCCCACGCCAAGTCCGTGCCGGGCGCGCGCTCGGTCAAGTCCTTCCTGCGGATCAAGCGGAGCTAG
- a CDS encoding RluA family pseudouridine synthase → MPETQSVVVSQAESGQKLLQFLERRLSGEVPRSAIQKWIRTGQVRVDKGRKKPFDRLEAGQTVRIPPYAPGQDKQVSEAGGLAVAYEDAELLAVAKPAGLAAHGGDGVDDSVVARLRAMYRNADFMPTLAHRLDRDTSGLLLAAKSYAVLRELNDLFASNGVAKVYLAWVDGRWDEPDGTLLEDVMEKRGAPGAERVRTGSGKTALARVTGLVSSRDRSLVAVRLLTGRTHQIRVQLASRGHAVIGDRKYGAPSARGKGSSRGPMRLHCFALRAGERTISLPPAWSGGWAVDRDALQKALGLLFD, encoded by the coding sequence ATGCCCGAAACGCAGTCCGTCGTCGTCAGCCAGGCCGAATCCGGCCAGAAGCTGTTGCAGTTTTTGGAGCGCCGCCTAAGCGGCGAGGTGCCCCGTTCGGCCATCCAGAAGTGGATTCGGACCGGACAGGTGCGCGTGGACAAGGGCCGCAAAAAGCCCTTCGACCGTCTGGAGGCCGGGCAGACCGTGCGCATCCCGCCCTACGCGCCGGGCCAGGACAAACAGGTCTCCGAGGCGGGCGGTCTGGCCGTCGCCTATGAGGACGCCGAGCTGCTGGCCGTGGCCAAGCCCGCCGGGCTGGCGGCCCACGGCGGCGACGGGGTGGACGACTCGGTGGTCGCCCGGCTGCGGGCCATGTATCGGAACGCGGACTTCATGCCCACCCTGGCCCACCGGCTGGACCGCGACACCTCGGGCCTGCTCCTGGCGGCCAAGAGCTACGCCGTGCTGCGCGAGCTCAACGACCTGTTCGCCTCGAACGGCGTGGCCAAGGTGTACCTGGCCTGGGTGGACGGGCGCTGGGACGAGCCGGACGGAACCCTGCTCGAGGACGTCATGGAGAAGCGCGGCGCGCCGGGCGCGGAGCGGGTGCGCACAGGGTCGGGCAAGACGGCCCTGGCCAGGGTCACGGGGCTGGTCTCGAGCCGGGACCGCTCCCTGGTGGCCGTGCGGCTGCTCACCGGGCGCACGCACCAGATCCGGGTGCAGCTGGCCTCGCGCGGCCATGCGGTCATCGGCGACAGGAAGTACGGAGCCCCGTCGGCACGCGGCAAGGGGTCGTCGCGCGGGCCCATGCGGCTGCACTGCTTCGCCCTGCGCGCCGGGGAGCGGACCATCAGCCTGCCCCCGGCCTGGTCCGGCGGCTGGGCCGTGGACCGGGACGCCCTGCAAAAAGCCCTCGGCCTGCTCTTCGACTGA
- a CDS encoding YdbL family protein, whose amino-acid sequence MRNRTLILTLALALCLAATTALADSVKDRIIARKPAVTALLADGTVGENNQGYLEFRGAKKQADVVAAENQDRAAVYAAIAKKAGTTPALVGQRRAAKIAQQAPSGTWLQKPEGAWYKK is encoded by the coding sequence ATGCGCAATAGAACACTGATATTGACCCTGGCCCTGGCCCTGTGCCTGGCCGCGACCACGGCCCTGGCCGATTCCGTCAAGGACCGGATCATCGCCCGCAAGCCCGCCGTGACAGCGCTGCTGGCCGACGGCACCGTGGGCGAGAACAACCAGGGCTACCTCGAATTCCGGGGTGCCAAGAAGCAGGCCGACGTGGTGGCCGCCGAGAACCAGGACCGGGCCGCGGTCTATGCGGCCATCGCCAAGAAGGCCGGGACCACCCCCGCCCTGGTGGGCCAGCGCCGCGCGGCCAAGATCGCCCAGCAGGCCCCGTCCGGCACCTGGCTCCAAAAGCCCGAAGGCGCCTGGTACAAGAAATAA
- a CDS encoding intermembrane phospholipid transport protein YdbH family protein → MSAPLGRKIVKWSLLILPWLLAVLLAAGWWLTVWTPGYLERLVPRLAADMGLTLTEFHVRNAGLFSADIGPVRLGSGTDGLTLANVHVTYTPALLKAGRVHAVRLDGLRLACSWDGERFRMPVLDLLPASDGGAKGGTASEAQGGAAIPSLPLDSLTLRDAVLDGEFLGRRLAVPVDAEITPGETLAFRADLAPRDQVVHVEGSLGPTLNDLSLTLATDGLRVGAFDDFLPVPVDGAARIAATARLNPADPANAAAEFTLDLTGTDLRALGVTLADDAAVTVKGRLEQGVIRFSVSRVAVQSPYPASVTVPSGSLAENELFVQFSLAGAGVEMGGRFDAARRADDSGLWDVSLTAANPDRLVVRTTGRTIRLNGFIFSLHGAAGPGSADVVLDCGTNGTGLENTGFSSGPMRLTLPLRWPAPKTNKAGSISLSGLALDKRRLGNVKARIRQQGTDLAYGGTLYTELLPGLRVPFSGTSSMVRNESDVTFRIENYALPEGFDPATLAPGLKGVTLAGTIRADGGVTVNERGMDSRAGVFLNHGSLTMNDGGTVVENIDLTYYTPDLFTLRSAPAQSLTFDSLKAGDILLTGGRVVYQLESMGSILVEQAGFDWCGGHVSSRAFRIVPESKEYAVTLFCSELKLSEILGQLGLAQARGEAALSGELPVTWKNGKISFSNGFLHSTPGEGGVIRVEAMQDLVDAIPEGTPERGQLELAREAVRDFEYKWVRIKADTVGEDLLVRLSVDGKPASTLPFVYRREFGGFVRVTGDVKGSNFQGLRLDVNFSVPLDRILLYKDITRMIE, encoded by the coding sequence ATGTCCGCTCCCCTTGGCCGAAAGATCGTCAAATGGTCCCTGCTGATCCTGCCGTGGCTGCTGGCCGTGCTGCTGGCCGCCGGGTGGTGGCTGACGGTCTGGACGCCGGGCTATCTGGAGCGGCTGGTGCCGAGGCTGGCGGCGGACATGGGGCTGACGCTCACGGAATTTCACGTGCGCAACGCCGGGCTGTTCTCGGCGGACATCGGGCCGGTGCGCCTGGGGTCCGGGACGGACGGGCTGACCCTGGCCAACGTGCACGTGACCTATACCCCGGCTTTGCTCAAGGCGGGGCGGGTCCACGCGGTCCGGCTGGACGGCCTGCGCCTGGCCTGCTCCTGGGACGGCGAGCGGTTCCGCATGCCGGTCCTCGACCTGCTGCCCGCATCCGATGGCGGGGCAAAGGGAGGGACGGCGAGTGAGGCCCAGGGCGGCGCGGCCATCCCCTCCCTGCCCCTGGACAGCCTGACCCTGCGCGACGCGGTCCTGGACGGCGAGTTCCTGGGCCGCAGACTGGCCGTGCCCGTCGATGCCGAGATCACGCCGGGCGAGACCCTGGCCTTCCGGGCCGACCTGGCCCCGCGCGATCAGGTTGTCCACGTGGAGGGCAGCCTGGGGCCGACCCTGAACGACCTTTCCCTGACCCTGGCCACGGACGGACTGCGCGTGGGGGCCTTCGACGACTTCCTGCCCGTGCCCGTGGACGGCGCGGCCCGCATTGCGGCCACGGCCCGCCTGAACCCGGCCGACCCGGCCAACGCTGCGGCCGAGTTCACCCTGGACCTGACCGGAACCGACCTGCGCGCCCTGGGCGTGACCCTGGCCGACGACGCGGCCGTGACCGTCAAGGGGCGGCTCGAACAGGGCGTGATCCGCTTCTCGGTCAGCCGCGTGGCCGTGCAATCGCCCTACCCCGCGTCCGTGACCGTCCCGTCGGGCAGCCTCGCCGAGAACGAGCTGTTCGTCCAGTTCTCCCTGGCCGGGGCCGGGGTGGAGATGGGCGGCCGGTTCGACGCCGCGCGCCGGGCGGACGACAGCGGACTGTGGGACGTGTCCCTGACGGCGGCCAACCCGGACCGGCTGGTCGTCCGCACCACGGGCAGGACCATCCGACTGAACGGCTTTATCTTTTCCCTGCACGGCGCGGCCGGGCCGGGGTCGGCGGACGTGGTCCTGGACTGCGGCACCAACGGCACCGGGCTGGAGAATACCGGCTTTTCCTCCGGCCCCATGCGGCTGACCCTGCCGCTCAGGTGGCCCGCGCCCAAGACCAACAAGGCGGGCTCCATCAGCCTGTCCGGGCTCGCCCTGGACAAGCGCAGGCTCGGCAACGTCAAGGCCCGGATACGCCAGCAGGGCACGGACCTGGCCTACGGCGGGACCCTGTACACCGAGCTGCTGCCCGGCCTGCGGGTGCCCTTTTCCGGGACCTCGTCCATGGTCCGCAACGAGTCGGACGTGACCTTCCGGATCGAGAACTACGCCCTGCCCGAGGGGTTCGACCCGGCCACGCTGGCGCCGGGGCTCAAGGGCGTCACGCTGGCCGGGACCATCCGTGCGGACGGCGGCGTCACCGTGAACGAGCGCGGCATGGACAGCCGGGCCGGGGTCTTCCTGAACCACGGCAGCCTGACCATGAACGACGGCGGCACGGTGGTGGAGAACATCGACCTGACCTACTACACCCCGGACCTGTTCACCCTGCGCAGCGCACCGGCCCAGAGCCTGACCTTCGACTCCCTCAAGGCGGGCGACATCCTCCTGACCGGGGGCCGGGTGGTCTACCAGTTGGAGTCCATGGGCTCCATCCTGGTGGAGCAGGCCGGGTTCGACTGGTGCGGCGGGCACGTGTCCAGCCGGGCCTTCCGCATCGTGCCCGAGTCCAAGGAGTACGCGGTCACCCTGTTCTGCTCGGAGCTGAAGCTCTCGGAGATCCTGGGCCAGCTCGGACTGGCCCAGGCCCGGGGCGAGGCGGCCCTGTCGGGCGAGCTGCCCGTGACCTGGAAGAACGGGAAAATTTCGTTCAGCAACGGATTTTTGCACTCCACGCCGGGCGAGGGCGGGGTCATCCGGGTGGAGGCCATGCAGGACCTGGTGGACGCCATCCCCGAGGGCACGCCCGAGCGCGGCCAGCTGGAACTGGCCCGGGAGGCGGTCCGCGACTTCGAGTACAAGTGGGTGCGCATCAAGGCGGACACCGTGGGCGAGGACCTGCTGGTGCGCCTGTCCGTGGACGGCAAGCCCGCCTCCACCCTGCCCTTTGTCTACAGGCGGGAGTTCGGCGGCTTCGTGCGCGTGACCGGCGACGTCAAGGGGTCCAATTTCCAGGGATTGCGCCTGGACGTGAATTTCAGCGTACCGCTGGACCGGATTTTGCTGTATAAGGACATCACACGCATGATCGAATAG